The genomic segment GATACTGATCTACCTTCTTTTGCAGAATACCAGGTAGGAGGAATGAATACCTTGAGGGGTTATGATTTTGGTGAATTTTCCGGGGATAAATCTTTGGTATTTAATGTGGAGTATAGATTTCCTTTAGCTGAAAATTTCCAAGCAGTAATTTTTGCTGATTGGGGTCAAGCCTGGGATATTGAACAGAGTATCAATTTAGAAGATTTAAAGTTTGGTAGAGGAGTAGGTGTCCGCTTTGATACTCCCCTTGGGCCAATTAGATTGGACTATGGTATCAATGAAGAAGGAGAAGGGAAGACTTACTTTAGTATAGGGCACACCTTTTAGGATAATTGACCAATTAAATTAGTCGTTAGTGAATAGTGAAATAGTCGTTAGCATATAGCACGACATAGAGCAAGTAGTATTTAGTTTTTTTAGTGTAGGGCTCGGATTTATCCGAGCCGAATTTTGACTCTACGCTACGCTATTCGCTAATATACGAGATACTGATTTTTGACGCGATACGCAATACTATATAAAATATTAAGGAGGAAAATAATGCAAGTAATAGAAAAAAGAGTAGAAGTAAAAGTCATTTTGATTTTATTGTTTTCGGTGATTATTTTTTTGTTTTTAAATAACCAAAACATTGAAGCAGCAGCGGGAAAGATAGGTTTGGTTAATTTAGCTGAAGTTATATCCGGTCATCCTTATACCCAAAATATTAATCAACTCAGTCAAAATTTGCGAGAAGAACTTCAAAAACGACAGGAAGAATTAAATGCACAAGGGAAAGGACTTGATGAGACCGGACTTAAAAAATTGGAAGATAAATTTAATAAAGAATGGTCTCCCATTAAAGATAAGATCCTTGCCGAGATAAAATCATATCAGGCGGCTCGTTATTCAGATATTATTGAGGCAATTAAAGTAATAGGAGATAAAGGGAAATATGATTTAATATTAAATAGTGAGATAAAAGTACCGGCTGGAAACGATATTTTAAATTATCCTATTGCCCTCTACGGAGGAGAAGATATTACTCAGGATGTATTAGTAGAGATTAATAGAAAATTAGAAGAAGGACAGAAAGAAAAGAATAAAACACCATGAAACATTCGTTATCAATAAGAGAAATTTTAAATCTTTTGCCTCATCGTTATCCCTTTTTATTAGTGGATAAAATATTAGAGCAGGAAGAAAATAAGATTACAGGGATTAAGAATGTTACTATAAACGAACCTTTTTTTCAGGGGCATTTTCCGGAACATCCGGTGATGCCCGGTGTGCTTATAATTGAAGCTATGGCTCAAACCGTTGGAGTTCTAATGTTTTCCAAAGAAGAAAACAAGGGGAAAATTCCTTTATTCGCTGGTATCGATAAGGCTCGCTTTAAAAAATCGGTTTATCCCGGAGATCAATTGAAAATTAAAGTAGAAATCGTAAAAATGGTAAAGGGGATTGGTAAGGCGAAAGCAGAAGCCTATGTAGATGAAAATATGGTAGCCTCTGCAGAGCT from the Candidatus Atribacteria bacterium genome contains:
- a CDS encoding OmpH family outer membrane protein is translated as MQVIEKRVEVKVILILLFSVIIFLFLNNQNIEAAAGKIGLVNLAEVISGHPYTQNINQLSQNLREELQKRQEELNAQGKGLDETGLKKLEDKFNKEWSPIKDKILAEIKSYQAARYSDIIEAIKVIGDKGKYDLILNSEIKVPAGNDILNYPIALYGGEDITQDVLVEINRKLEEGQKEKNKTP
- the fabZ gene encoding 3-hydroxyacyl-ACP dehydratase FabZ, whose translation is MKHSLSIREILNLLPHRYPFLLVDKILEQEENKITGIKNVTINEPFFQGHFPEHPVMPGVLIIEAMAQTVGVLMFSKEENKGKIPLFAGIDKARFKKSVYPGDQLKIKVEIVKMVKGIGKAKAEAYVDENMVASAELLFTAV